From the genome of Cololabis saira isolate AMF1-May2022 chromosome 4, fColSai1.1, whole genome shotgun sequence:
CTCCGGCAGCTGGTCAAAGAGACGGAGAAGATGGTCACATTCTTTTTCAAAGGAGGATCCAGAGACTCGGGGTCTGCGGACGACGACAACTTAGATGACGACGCAATGCCGAGCCCCTACCTGCAGCGTCCCAACTTGGAGAAGAACGTGTCAGAGGGAGGATCCCAAGCGGGGCTGAACTATGCTGTGGCCAGCATGCAAGGATGGAGGGCTCAGATGGAGGACGCCCACACCTGCATGCCCCAGCTGAGGGGAGATCTGGAGGACTGGGCTTACTTTGCTGTTTTTGATGGACACGCAGGCATCACCGTGGCACAATACTGCTCCAGAAACCTCCTGGACCACGTCCTGGCAACAGGTAGTGCATATAAAACACTCGGGTTTAACATAACTTAGCATTTGTCACCTTGAAGGTGAATTGTGAACTTCAAATGCATAACctgtagtagggctgggcgatatggaccaaaagtcatatctcgatattttctagctaaatggcgatactcgatatatatctcgatattttttctgtgccttaattggggtttcccccaaagcattatagcatagcatctctgttagcttcatttttttctgaggcaaacccttaaaaaaacagtcagttttaatacaaagcctcgtgccaaatgtcacacaggtaaattttttaacagaggtctgcacaatatcaaaatgtataaaacaaatgaaataaaaataaactgcctgcatatatagaataaaaatgcttcttgaataaaataaaacaaatatccctttcctgcacaacaattaaattaaaatacactgtacaatagaaggcagacttttcaactgaggttgatagttgtgcaaataacaaaacatttgtgcaaatctcaaataaaacattcaagtcaatttgtcacaaatgaagctatatcaaaatcattaaattttttttttttttttttaattgatataaacgatattgtctcgtaccatatcgcgtttgaaaatatatcaatatatattaaaatctcgatatatcgcccagccctgacCTGTAGGCTGCTTTGGACCAGAGAATCCAAAGACCGTAGAACAACTTTggtgtctgaaaaattgttttttatttcaggaaaaGATGTTGCACTTATTGCATGTAAAAATGAACAGCTGCAAtaaatgtggaaaaacaaacgcagGGGTGTTATGGTTCATATGATAAACCATTATGTCCCTGAATTACCTGTGTAATTTAATCATGTTAAAACCAGTTCTTGTTTCCAAAAGGTGGGATCAAATCAAACGAGGAGCCCGAGCAGGTGAAGGATGGGATCCGTGAAGGCTTCCTCGACATTGACCGTCATATGCACAAACTGTCCCGCCAGGACAACTGGGACAGAAGCGGCTCCACAGCAGCAGGCGTCATGATCTCGCCGCGCTACATTTACTTCATAAACTGCGGGGACTCGCGTACCTTCCTCTGCCATAACGGGCAGGTGGCGTTCTACACCGAGGACCACAAGCCGTCCAACCccagggagaaggagaggatcCAGaacgcaggaggatcggtgaccctgcaaagaatCAACGGATCTCTGGCCGTTTCAAGGGCGCTGGGAGACTTTGACTTCAAGGAGGTGGACTGGAGGCCGCAGACGGAGCAGCTGGTGTCACCGGAGCCAGAGGTGTATGAGATGGAGAGGACGCCTGAAGACGAGTTCCTCATTCTGGCATGCGATGGGGTGTGGGACGCCGTTGGGAATGAGGAACTTTGCGCCTTTGTGCGCAGCCGTCTGCAGGTGTGCGACGACCTGAGAGAGATTTGCGCACAAGTGATTGACCTCTGCCTGTATAAGGTGAGAAGTCAGGTCATAACAATATCCTTAAACAAGTCACCGGTGCAGTGGGGAACACCAGCGCGTCAGTCTTTGACTTTTGGGATGTGCAAACTTGCTTgagtaatgtttttttaaagctgCAACACTGAGAAGACTAAAACGCTGGTAAACACTGCGTGTATCCCAGTTTCAGCACCCGGTCTGTTCCTGAACACCTGCTTACATACTGTACGTTGGATTTTCCAACATGGGACATGATGTTACAGCAGGTGGATTTATGAATGGGCAGGTTCACATTAGAGAAGGGGGAGTGGTGGGCTGAGTCTCCATGTTAAGCTTAGACACCGGTGTGGTTATGTAAGTAGATTTCACCTTCTGGTCTTCTTAACACTTTTAGTAAACACTGACCAACCCTTGCCCCGTTCTATAAATAAATGGTATTAGGGCATCTTGGGACATTAGATCGGAGAGAAGAAAATCTGCACACGGCTGGGATTAACACTGAATGTGAGTGTGTCGATGAGAGCTCAGCATGACGGATTGATGCTCACCAGCTCAGAGTCTTTATCCTGACCACCGTGTGATGCTATTTATTTCATGTAGAAAGGCTTACATGCCCGCTGAATGTCTTCTTGGTTACGTTGCAATCtaacattcatcttataaagcCATTTATTGCTCTTACATGATTCTAAAGGATCATAAgacaataataatttaatatgtAATAATCCACTTTATCAACCAAAATACTTCTACAATCCAGTCATTTCCTGAATTCACAGGCAGCGCTCAGATAAATTACCCCagtgtaaaaatattgttttggaAGTCCTAAAGTTCAAAATTATACTTTAGTTTTGTTGATCGTATTATGAAATTAACAAACTAGGAGCTATAGGTATACATGTGCTCCATTAAGTGTTGTGGAGGAAAAGGAATATAagcatacattttttaaattagaaGCAGACTCTAAAAGTGTAGGCCCTACTTGTGCAAATGTTATTTAGTTACACAGTACTGCAGTCTCTGCTGTTTGCATTAAAGGCTCCCTGTctccccctgcagggcagcCTGGATaacatcagcatcatcatcgtGTGCTTCCCTGGCGCCCCCCAGGTGTCTCAGGAGGCGCTGCAGcaggaggcagagctggagCAACAGATCGATATGAAAGTGGAAGGTGATTTACCGTTCATGAGCTACTTTAATCTCACCCACCAACATTACCAATCATTGGGCTGCTATTATCTTCCTATTATAAAACTGTTTCCCTTCACAGAAATCATCCAGATGATGAGATCCAGAGATGAAGACCCTGACCTCCTCTATGTCATCAAGTTCCTTGCAGCAGAAGAGATCCCAGGCCTCCCCCCAGGAGGAGGCATCACTAGCAAGTCAGTGAATTCTTTGTGCAACAACTAACAgacaaaatttttttttgagTGATCAAAGCAGAACTGTAACTTACTTGCTGAATTGTCACCATTTCTCTCTTTGCAGGCGAGACTGCATCATCTCTGCATATCAGAAACACGTTATGCCCCCCAGGACTCAGGAGCCTATGGTGAGTGACATGAAAAGCTTGTCATCATAGCAGCATGTCATTGGAAAAGCATTTGCTGGTGTAGATATGTCAGATCAAAAGGTGGTGAGAACGGTTACTAGGTGCATTCAAAGGAAGTGTCACTCATGGCACGGATTAAACCATAAATCTAGTGTCAGAGTTTCAAGCCACCACACCTGCCTTTACTTTTCATATTACATTTGtaatgtttaaaaatatatacatgttGTATTTCTCTGAAGCTTGAAAGACAACATTTCACGGCCATAAAATTCTATTAGCGACTAGGTTGAGTTAGATGGTGAACATACTGCAGGTCTGCCGGCACTAAGTCTTGTTTTGTCTTGTGACATCTCAGGACATTGAAGGATCAGAAGAGGATTCATGATAACAGTCAACACCATGTTCACCATCTCCATGGAGACCAAGATGCTTGAACAAGAAGCTTTCCATTTTAGATGAGCAATAAACTGAGAGGATGATTCTTTAAGTGTATCATGTATGGCCTCAGGTATTTGCTTTTTGGTCCATTAAAGTTAAGTTAAATCAATCCTCCATGTTCTTATGGGACTGTGTCTTCCTGAATTTACTGTGTAATACAAGTTATTTTGAGCagattttaaaaaatattttgagtagAATTACGCAAAATCCAGACAGCATCATAAGAAGGAAACATCCTTGACAATGTTTTAACCAAGATAAGCATGCCATTTTCGTTGTGTACAATATTAtagtgggaaaaaaagaaagtacttTAGCATTTTAGCAAAAACATTTTAGCACTAATGAAAAGATTTCAGCTCTCAGAACACCTCTACCATGTGTTGTGCAACAATAGGGGGGGTGCTTGTTATTATATGTTGAACAACTATTATGTTATAGTTATTAAAGGTTTAGGGTTAATATTTGTCTGATCACAAGtattaataacataaataaatgatcaatataaattattcaaaacacCCCTAATTATAAGGAATTCATAACTACACATCACAATGTCAAAGAATTATGTTGCTCAGCAAGCTGCATGTCAATCAATGTTAGCTATGCTCCTAGCGCCTTCAGCCAAACCCCACCGAAATATCTGCAAAGCTGCCATCAGATACTCATAGCGGGATAACCTTTTAATATGTCGATTTGATGacgaaatcaaaaatgaccatCGCGTCAGCCGATACTGGTTTCTTAAAAGCGGCAGTTTGCTCCGCTGAACACAACAGCATGTCCTTTATGGATGAGGAACTGATAACGGCTCGCCATTGGCTGAatcgactgtcaatcaatcttattagaaataaatgttataaaaaccttcctggcgtggtgcaAAAAAATTCACCCCCCCTCAGGGTTATCATGGAAACtaaacgattgagaccaaaacttttttttttaaccaggttgTAAATATGTTCGTTAGGCTCTTAAGTCGGAccttttaacatgggagtcaatggagattgagtCGCTTTTGGAGACAGCCAACCAtcagtcagtcgaggaactgcaacaacatTTAGTTCCACGAGCGTCACGGGGGAATTAGGATGGTTGACGCTTGGTTCATACAGGTTGTGTGATGCGTAAACATGTCAGATATTGATTGAGTGATTGAGTCTGTTGTGTTTCAAATGGTGGACAAGAATTCACCACATCTGACGAAAACAACGGAAATCAGAGGCCTGACGGCCAAGAGTGGATGTGTGTGTAGATCAGTAGGAAGGGATAAGAGAAAGTGAGAAGAGAATAAAACACTATAAAAACTTCCCACACAGTTTTCCACACAGAGACGCACCAATGTGAACCCAACTTCACATGTGCTCTCTGGTAATTCAACACAATAGTTTGTCTGCTGACCCGGAGGCCACAGTTTCAGACCATAGTTCCAGACCCCTCGTTTTTTGTAACAGTGCCATCTACTGGATGGCTGTAAAACTGCAACTGCAGTTCTAGATGCCCAAACACTACAAAATCCCAACAAAACTAAAGAGTTGAGTTACATCTTTGTGCCTCACTACACTGGAATATGTGTGATACAGACTAttgtatatatctatatatagcatTGACACGTGCACTTGAGCTGACAGCAGGAAAGTCTGGTAGTTTTGAGTTCTCCAACCTTTatttctgttgtgttttttatgttttggttgtgttttcCAAATTACAGGTGGATGCTATTGTGGGGAAAGGAGTTTGTTCAGGAAGggagctttttgtttgtttgtttaaaagaaGATGGAGCAGGTCTGGAAGATGCCACTTATGTCTCCAATCATGAGCTTGAAAGTCGAGTGAGGCTGCACGAAAAAAGTAAGGTTTTCGTGATAACAGGCACAAATCAATACATAGAATAACGTGAGGGTTTCAGAAAATACCGTGAGACCAGGTTGCATGCTCATTATAGCCGAGCCTCGGCTGCTGCGCATCAGTGTGGACCCCTGCTGGGTTTTGGGGTCCTAGCCCAATGAGAGGCCACTGCCTTATCacctaaaggctgagttatggttctgcgtcaaaacgacgccgtgcctacggcgtagggtaggcgtcgacgcgtaccacacgccgtcactgacgccgtcactgacgccgtcactgtaattgtaactacgcgtcgaggcgacgcagaccaaacgcagacaagagggctgtgattggttcacttggtagcaacgtATTTCCgttttccggtttgaagcagtcgtgaactttcagtgctcttttcttcgtgtatgtgtgattttttttttttgttttggttttttgcacaatagttgtctttatctctttcattcactgtgaccggaaaagtcggataaaccattcaggaaaagattgcaaattagcggtcacggcaggtactgcaccgcagcaaaatggagtgacggagaagtccgaagggttcacgacggcgtcacgatgACGGCGTgggcacggcgtcgatttgacgcagaaccataattcaggctttagtgtcATAAACAGAGCAAAGCCTGCTGGGGTTTTAAATTATTTAGAGGGTTTCTTTGTCTCAAACCATGTGGTCGAGCTATGCTGTTGATGTTAGGCCTTTCTTTGTTTTAATGCAGGGCTGCAGCCCAACACTTATCTGGGATTTTATTTCTGTTACATGTGCTATTGTTTCTTCATAGCATGATTTACTAAAGGGTAGGAGATGCCATTTTCAAAGCTTTAGAGATATCCAGACTTTAAAAGCAAAATGTTTTAATCAGacacatcagatcttttatGTCAGAATGTTTTTGTTATGGATCTATGCATAAACCAGACATTTCACCACAAATGGTGAACTAGAaactagaaaaaaacaaaaacatttgattTCTGCAAATGTGATATGGAACAGGCCTGTTAAATGTAGTGCGGTTGTGAATATCAAATCTTTATACCACATTTGTGTAGCCACACCAGCACAGTACATGCACCAAACCAAAAGCTACAATGGTCCATGTCACCTATATCGGCAGAAAGTGGTGTTATAAGCTATGTCAACGAGTGTCTACCAGGCGCTAAACACTCCAACTTCTGCTGAGCACAGAGCTGAGCACTGTCTTGATTTCTGAGCACAGCTTCTGAATAAAGACCTAACGGAGCGTGCGCATTCGTAGTTTATAGAGAATTTACTAACAGACCACTGTGATCCAGCACTTCGGTTCTGTGTATTTAATGTGCcattgaaatgtgtttttttccccttctagCTCTGATATACCTACATTACTTTGTTTGATATATGTGTAGCTATTAACATTACTAGTCATTTTGACCACCGCAACTCATAATCAACAGGGCAATTATTCAATAATGTTTAAAAACAGTTAAACTCCACTAAGACACTGATCGATGTCTACTACGAGCAACAAGCTTCTGTCTATGGCAGATTATTGACATAACTATATTCAAtgatatacaaaacaaaaagatcTGAAGCTCTTTATTCTAAAGAAACAcattgtttaaaataaaatggtaTGTTCCTTTTCAAAAAAAGGACATTGCTTTACTATGTACTCGGTGCTTCTTGTGACAGAGCGTACTATGTCCCCGTTAAGAAAAATAGTTTACACAATCCTGTCAAGGAACAAAGATAATATGGATAGCAAAGACTTGTTAAAGCAACATCATGAATGCTGTATACCATAAAAGAGTGCGGGTGAAAcgcaaaaggagagaaaaactgCAGGAGCGTGCCTCAGAAAGAGATGGGGGGTCAGATAGGAGCCATACGAGATGTTTCCGTGAATTACCACTTGTAGCACATTAAATGTGTGCTCTctagcggggggggggggagatgtGTTATGTCACAAGCTGTGCCATGACCCactttattctgctgcagacGTGTTTCCCAACAACAGACGTGCAGAGCTCAACTCAGccagcaacaaaaaacaaaaccttcAATCTTTAGTCGAGTCATCTcatggaccttttttttttttaaacaaaacaaaagtacaaattttatattttcagttttcagtttcaCTAAATTTAGAAAATTTCAACAAACCTAGAAAATGATAGCACTAACACACTCAACATAATCTGGGAGTGAATCAAAGATTGAAATTCTCGCAAAACAAGACTACAACATTAATCACTTGATTGACTGCTGGCATGCAAAGTTGCCGTGGCTGGGTATGAAAGGAGCACCCACCAAAGGTTTACACTGGGTCCTATCATCTTCTGCCAAACTCATCATTCTTTCTGATATGAAAATGCAAAGGACTTGATTACTCTAACATCTGCTTGTTACTTTAAAAATATTCCAGGAGTCTGGGAAAACATACTGTAAATCACAAGCCTGGAAATCACAGCTGGATGTGTGTCTTCTTCGGGTGGTCAGGTGGCACTGCATGAGAGACTGGCACGCCATTGTAATCAATACCGATGCCTGAGCTCAGGAATCCTCTAAAAGACCGTTTTTGCTGAACAGTCTTGGCTAACGCATCCAGAAGTACATCCTGAAGCTATTACACAAAGTGGAAACCATGTACAGTATCTGTTCTACCCAAAAAATGTTACTCAATCTTGTAGACGGGTATTTTGAAATCAGGTGAGTCCAcaattacattttctttaagaaaaaaattatttatgttggggttttttttttcaatcagtTCAAGTCAATTCAatcaaataataattatttatcCCCCGAAGATAAATTATAAGTACGGTATTCAGAAACTAGTCAACTCTGCTCAAAGAACCATTGTAGTATATTAGTCTTCTCCCTGTTTCATTTCTCCTGTATTTGAGTCCATGCTGTTTTCAGTGGAAGTTTAGATCAGCATCTGTTATGGTATGGTACGGTACACGGAGCCCTTTCCAGCAGTCATGGGTTCATCAGAATGTGTTGCAGTGGTGTGCTGAAGCTCAACACCTCTATATTAATTGTTTGCTCGGAGCCTTTATTGGACGGGGCCTCCTTCTCACCTCGTCAACCCTGACAAGACAGACCGCTCAAATACTCAACTCAGGACAGACCCGCTCAGCTGTGAACACTATAACCAGAGAGAACGAAGTGGTGGAGATAGAAGAAACGGACTTCAAGGGAGCAGAACACGTAAGTAACGGCTGAGCGTGTGTTGTTTGAATAAGTAAAACTGGTACGAAACCTTTGAACCTGAGGTGAGCAGATGGATTATTGTATCATGTTTGTCTTTAAATTACCTCCAAGAGACATTATTTACCAACTGGTAAGTGACTGTAAATACTGATGTACTGTAGTACTAAAACGGATGCTAAAGCATTCTTGTCTTTTTACATTTGCAAAGTAAAGCAAGGTTACGTGGAGACAGACATGTAATGTTACAAGACAACTAAGCCTAAAGAGAAACAACCAatcataagggaaaaaaaacttttgattCCTAAAAGCTGTGTTTTGTTGCTACTATTACAAACTTTGACTTCATTGTACAACACTGTCATTTCTCTCGCAAAATTAAAACATATaatctattaattttttttcttatatttttatCATAGATTTTCTTCCCATTTTTatcccccagtgctcctacctaagtaagtcctgggcattgctcatcctctaccaaccccaggaggccctgcactgagctcaagtctccttacttgaggagtgagcaggccgcttcttttcaccagacagggtagTCTACTAATTTTACAAAAGTTAATATAGTTTAAGAGtaattttctttatttacaTAAATAACTGTTGGTTAGTATGAGAATAAGGGATCAAGACTTTGGACAGTTGTCGCTGCAGGGATCTGGAGGACGTAAATATCACCCTTCCTTTCACACAGGATGGCTCAGTGTTTCCTAcgataaagaagaaaaaggaaacacTGAACCTGTTCACTTCTG
Proteins encoded in this window:
- the ppm1na gene encoding protein phosphatase, Mg2+/Mn2+ dependent, 1Na (putative) → MRTARRASNVEVPSFLRQLVKETEKMVTFFFKGGSRDSGSADDDNLDDDAMPSPYLQRPNLEKNVSEGGSQAGLNYAVASMQGWRAQMEDAHTCMPQLRGDLEDWAYFAVFDGHAGITVAQYCSRNLLDHVLATGGIKSNEEPEQVKDGIREGFLDIDRHMHKLSRQDNWDRSGSTAAGVMISPRYIYFINCGDSRTFLCHNGQVAFYTEDHKPSNPREKERIQNAGGSVTLQRINGSLAVSRALGDFDFKEVDWRPQTEQLVSPEPEVYEMERTPEDEFLILACDGVWDAVGNEELCAFVRSRLQVCDDLREICAQVIDLCLYKGSLDNISIIIVCFPGAPQVSQEALQQEAELEQQIDMKVEEIIQMMRSRDEDPDLLYVIKFLAAEEIPGLPPGGGITSKRDCIISAYQKHVMPPRTQEPMDIEGSEEDS